A section of the Eublepharis macularius isolate TG4126 chromosome 1, MPM_Emac_v1.0, whole genome shotgun sequence genome encodes:
- the CASQ1 gene encoding calsequestrin-1: MKGFGLALAALLLAVASPVARGEDGLDFPEYDGVDRVVDVNAKNYKAVLKKYEVLALLYHEPVGDDKASQRQFEMEELILELAAQVLEDKGVGFGLVDSEKDAAVAKKLGLVEEDSVYVFKEDEVIEYDGEFSADTLVEFLLDVLEDPVEFIEGYQELEAFENIEDEPKLIGYFKNEDSEHFKAYEDAAEEFHPYIPFFATFDSKVAKKLSLKLNEIDYYEPFMEEPVTIPDKPNSEEEIMNFLEEHKRPTLRKLQPDSMYETWEDDLDGIHIVAFAEEDDPDGYEFLEILKDVAQDNTDNPELSIIWIDPEDFPLLIPYWEKTFDIDLNRPQIGVVNVTDADSIWMEMDDEDDLPSADELEDWIEDVLEGEINTEDDDDDDDDDDDDDD; encoded by the exons ATGAAGGGGTTCGGGCTGGCATTGGCAGCCCTGCTGCTGGCCGTGGCCAGCCCTGTGGCACGAGGCGAGGATGGGCTGGATTTCCCGGAGTACGACGGCGTGGACCGGGTCGTGGACGTCAATGCCAAAAACTACAAGGCTGTCCTGAAGAAGTATGAAGTCCTGGCCCTGCTATACCACGAGCCGGTGGGAGACGACAAGGCCTCGCAGCGGCAGTTTGAGATGGAAGAGCTGATTCTGGAG TTAGCAGCCCAAGTCCTGGAAGATAAAGGTGTGGGCTTTGGCCTGGTGGACTCAGAGAAGGACGCTGCTGTTGCCAAAAAACTAG GACTGGTGGAGGAAGACAGCGTATACGTCTTCAAGGAGGATGAGGTCATCGAGTATGACGGGGAGTTTTCAGCCGACACCCTGGTGGAGTTCCTCCTAGAC GTGCTGGAGGACCCAGTTGAGTTCATCGAGGGATATCAGGAGTTGGAGGCCTTTGAGAACATCGAAGACGAGCCCAAACTCATCGGCTATTTCAAGAATGAAGACTCAGAAC atttcaaagcCTACGAAGATGCTGCAGAGGAATTCCACCCTTACATCCCTTTCTTTGCTACCTTTGACAGCAAG GTTGCCAAGAAATTATCTCTCAAACTGAACGAGATCGATTACTACGAGCCTTTCATGGAGGAACCGGTGACCATCCCCGACAAGCCCAACAGCGAGGAAGAGATCATGAATTTCCTGGAGGAGCACAAGAG GCCAACTCTGAGAAAACTCCAGCCAGACAGCATGTATGAAACCTGG gaggacGACCTGGACGGCATCCACATTGTCGCCTTTGCCGAGGAAGACGACCCTG ACGGTTACGAGTTCCTGGAGATCCTGAAGGACGTGGCTCAGGACAATACAGACAACCCGGAGCTCAGCATCATCTGGATTGACCCCGAGGACTTCCCACTG CTGATCCCATACTGGGAGAAGACTTTCGACATTGACCTGAACCGGCCTCAGATTGGGGTTGTCAATGTGACAGAT GCCGACAGTATCTGGATGGAGATGGACGACGAGGATGACCTGCCCTCTGCAGACGAGCTGGAAGACTGGATTGAGGACGTGCTGGAAGGAGAGATCAACACAGAGGATgacgatgatgacgacgacgatgacgacgacgatgacgactAG